The Syngnathus scovelli strain Florida chromosome 18, RoL_Ssco_1.2, whole genome shotgun sequence genome contains a region encoding:
- the cpm gene encoding carboxypeptidase M isoform X1, translated as MSDRQLFLVFMLVPAAMTLDFRYHSNREIEHYLLQVNASNPDIAHLYSIGRSVAGQQLWVLALGLSPHRHTIGIPEFKYVANMHGNEVLGRELLLQLVADLVRGYRGNESWAMQILNSTRVHFLPTMNPDGFDRADSDCYLSQGRFNHNGVDLNRNFPDAFADPPGQHDTDDDSGREAEQVRAVIGWLKTETFVLSANLHGGALVASYAYDNSGSELAGQASLTPDDDVFVHLAKVYSANHASMHQGGRCVDQGPFKDGITNGYQWYPVSGGMQDYNYVWAQCLEVTLELSCCKFPPAEELVALWADNRRSLLAFIRQVHLGVKGRVLDGSGVAVRNAVVEVTGRRNMQPFTTNKHAEYYRLLLPGNYTFTVSYPGHEVLTETFFIPFGPERNSALRHDFVLRRFATATDDPMVSTTGPSSSSAPWTMAPLGTALVLQRLIS; from the exons ATGTCGGACCGCCAGCTCTTCCTCGTCTTCATGCTTGTCCCCGCCGCTATGACGCTGGACTTTCGTTACCACAGCAACCGCGAGATAGAGCATTACCTTCTTCAAGTCAACGCTTCCAATCCAGACATTGCGCACCTGTACAGCATCGGACGCTCGGTCGCAG GTCAACAGCTGTGGGTGTTGGCTTTGGGTCTGAGCCCCCACCGTCACACAATTGGGATCCCCGAGTTCAAGTATGTGGCCAACATGCATGGAAATGAG GTTCTGGGCCGCGAGCTGCTTCTGCAGCTAGTGGCCGACCTGGTGCGTGGTTACCGTGGCAACGAGAGCTGGGCCATGCAGATTCTGAACAGCACGCGTGTCCACTTCCTGCCCACGATGAACCCGGACGGCTTCGACCGGGCTGACAGCGACTGCTACCTCAGCCAAGGAAG GTTCAACCATAATGGCGTGGACCTGAATAGAAACTTCCCTGATGCCTTCGCTGATCCACCAGGGCAGCATGACACGGACGACGATAGCGGCAGAGAGGCCGAG CAGGTGCGGGCCGTGATAGGCTGGTTGAAGACGGAGACGTTTGTCCTCTCGGCCAACCTCCACGGCGGCGCCCTGGTGGCCAGCTACGCTTACGACAACAGCG GTAGCGAGCTGGCGGGTCAGGCCAGCTTGACGCCCGATGACGACGTCTTTGTCCACCTGGCCAAGGTGTACTCGGCCAACCATGCCAGCATGCACCAGGGGGGGCGCTGTGTGGACCAGGGACCCTTTAAGGATGGTATCACTAACGGCTACCAGTGGTACCCGGTCTCGG GCGGTATGCAGGACTACAACTATGTGTGGGCTCAGTGCCTGGAGGTGACGCTGGAGTTGTCATGCTGCAAGTTCCCTCCGGCCGAGGAGCTGGTTGCCTTGTGGGCTGACAACAGGAGGAGTCTGCTGGCCTTCATCCGCCAAGTCCACTTGG GGGTCAAAGGACGTGTGCTAGATGGGTCGGGGGTGGCCGTGCGCAACGCCGTGGTGGAGGTGACCGGTCGCCGCAACATGCAGCCCTTCACGACCAACAAACACGCGGAATACTACAGACTGCTGCTGCCGGGCAACTACACGTTCACT GTGAGCTATCCCGGCCACGAGGTACTGACGGAGACTTTTTTCATCCCTTTCGGCCCAGAGCGAAACTCGGCCCTGAGGCACGACTTTGTGTTGCGTCGCTTCGCCACGGCAACGGATGACCCCATGGTCTCAACCACCGGGCCTTCGTCGTCGTCGGCGCCATGGACGATGGCGCCGCTCGGGACGGCCCTtgtgttgcagcgcttgatcagCTGA
- the cpm gene encoding carboxypeptidase M isoform X2, which yields MSDRQLFLVFMLVPAAMTLDFRYHSNREIEHYLLQVNASNPDIAHLYSIGRSVAGQQLWVLALGLSPHRHTIGIPEFKYVANMHGNEVLGRELLLQLVADLVRGYRGNESWAMQILNSTRVHFLPTMNPDGFDRADSDCYLSQGRFNHNGVDLNRNFPDAFADPPGQHDTDDDSGREAEVRAVIGWLKTETFVLSANLHGGALVASYAYDNSGSELAGQASLTPDDDVFVHLAKVYSANHASMHQGGRCVDQGPFKDGITNGYQWYPVSGGMQDYNYVWAQCLEVTLELSCCKFPPAEELVALWADNRRSLLAFIRQVHLGVKGRVLDGSGVAVRNAVVEVTGRRNMQPFTTNKHAEYYRLLLPGNYTFTVSYPGHEVLTETFFIPFGPERNSALRHDFVLRRFATATDDPMVSTTGPSSSSAPWTMAPLGTALVLQRLIS from the exons ATGTCGGACCGCCAGCTCTTCCTCGTCTTCATGCTTGTCCCCGCCGCTATGACGCTGGACTTTCGTTACCACAGCAACCGCGAGATAGAGCATTACCTTCTTCAAGTCAACGCTTCCAATCCAGACATTGCGCACCTGTACAGCATCGGACGCTCGGTCGCAG GTCAACAGCTGTGGGTGTTGGCTTTGGGTCTGAGCCCCCACCGTCACACAATTGGGATCCCCGAGTTCAAGTATGTGGCCAACATGCATGGAAATGAG GTTCTGGGCCGCGAGCTGCTTCTGCAGCTAGTGGCCGACCTGGTGCGTGGTTACCGTGGCAACGAGAGCTGGGCCATGCAGATTCTGAACAGCACGCGTGTCCACTTCCTGCCCACGATGAACCCGGACGGCTTCGACCGGGCTGACAGCGACTGCTACCTCAGCCAAGGAAG GTTCAACCATAATGGCGTGGACCTGAATAGAAACTTCCCTGATGCCTTCGCTGATCCACCAGGGCAGCATGACACGGACGACGATAGCGGCAGAGAGGCCGAG GTGCGGGCCGTGATAGGCTGGTTGAAGACGGAGACGTTTGTCCTCTCGGCCAACCTCCACGGCGGCGCCCTGGTGGCCAGCTACGCTTACGACAACAGCG GTAGCGAGCTGGCGGGTCAGGCCAGCTTGACGCCCGATGACGACGTCTTTGTCCACCTGGCCAAGGTGTACTCGGCCAACCATGCCAGCATGCACCAGGGGGGGCGCTGTGTGGACCAGGGACCCTTTAAGGATGGTATCACTAACGGCTACCAGTGGTACCCGGTCTCGG GCGGTATGCAGGACTACAACTATGTGTGGGCTCAGTGCCTGGAGGTGACGCTGGAGTTGTCATGCTGCAAGTTCCCTCCGGCCGAGGAGCTGGTTGCCTTGTGGGCTGACAACAGGAGGAGTCTGCTGGCCTTCATCCGCCAAGTCCACTTGG GGGTCAAAGGACGTGTGCTAGATGGGTCGGGGGTGGCCGTGCGCAACGCCGTGGTGGAGGTGACCGGTCGCCGCAACATGCAGCCCTTCACGACCAACAAACACGCGGAATACTACAGACTGCTGCTGCCGGGCAACTACACGTTCACT GTGAGCTATCCCGGCCACGAGGTACTGACGGAGACTTTTTTCATCCCTTTCGGCCCAGAGCGAAACTCGGCCCTGAGGCACGACTTTGTGTTGCGTCGCTTCGCCACGGCAACGGATGACCCCATGGTCTCAACCACCGGGCCTTCGTCGTCGTCGGCGCCATGGACGATGGCGCCGCTCGGGACGGCCCTtgtgttgcagcgcttgatcagCTGA